A portion of the Burkholderia sp. GAS332 genome contains these proteins:
- a CDS encoding Response regulator receiver domain-containing protein — MSTAKAERLLIADDDPNLLEAYVLFFEAYGYAVQTAADGVDALAAYCASRPDVVMLDLQMPRMDGRAVAREIRRLNVAPWPLLLAVTALCTPTERAESLEAGFDHHFVKPARLPVILAAIASHTVM, encoded by the coding sequence ATGTCCACTGCGAAAGCGGAGCGCTTACTCATCGCGGACGACGACCCGAATTTGCTCGAGGCCTACGTGCTGTTCTTCGAAGCTTACGGTTACGCCGTCCAAACGGCTGCTGACGGGGTAGACGCGCTCGCCGCGTACTGCGCCTCGCGTCCTGACGTGGTGATGCTCGATCTCCAGATGCCCCGTATGGATGGTCGTGCTGTGGCGAGAGAAATCCGCCGCTTGAATGTTGCCCCCTGGCCCCTACTGCTAGCGGTGACCGCCCTGTGCACGCCCACCGAGCGGGCCGAATCGCTCGAGGCCGGTTTCGATCATCATTTTGTAAAACCGGCTCGACTGCCGGTCATTCTGGCTGCGATAGCGTCCCACACAGTCATGTGA
- a CDS encoding histidine kinase, whose protein sequence is MRLADFIVRDIETIVVQWEGFAATLLPAAANMQSLALRDHAQQILQAVAKDLSTAQTREAQVEKSMGRAPVLIGAPETAAQTHALLRARGGFDINQLAAEYRALRASVLRLWMDECQPEAPHPDDVVRFNEAIDQALAESIGYFSAQVDQARNLLLGMLGHDMRSPLQTILMTAQYLAALNAGEQVSVAASRLIRSGARMQALLNDMLDFNRTRLGLGINIAPTDADLKKLLADELDQLRAAHPDRQVDLDVEGDCQGVWDGRRLQQLLGNLVLNAIKYGAPDAPVRVVMAGEERDVRFEVRNHGPAIERAMLDRIFDPLQRGLNQNDSYNADGNLGLGLYIAREIAKAHGGEIEARSDETETVFAVRLPRRQ, encoded by the coding sequence ATGCGATTGGCTGACTTCATCGTGCGCGACATTGAGACCATTGTGGTGCAATGGGAGGGGTTTGCCGCTACCCTCTTGCCGGCAGCCGCAAACATGCAATCGCTCGCTCTGCGGGACCATGCGCAACAGATTCTGCAAGCCGTGGCGAAGGACCTGTCGACGGCCCAGACCAGGGAGGCGCAAGTCGAAAAGTCGATGGGGCGGGCCCCCGTACTGATCGGCGCCCCGGAGACCGCTGCGCAGACGCACGCCCTTCTGCGGGCACGAGGCGGGTTCGACATCAACCAGTTGGCTGCGGAGTACCGCGCCCTGCGAGCCAGCGTCCTGCGCCTCTGGATGGACGAATGTCAGCCCGAAGCCCCCCATCCGGATGATGTCGTTCGGTTCAACGAGGCCATCGACCAGGCACTTGCCGAATCGATCGGGTATTTCAGCGCGCAAGTGGACCAGGCTCGCAATCTTTTGCTTGGCATGCTCGGGCACGATATGCGCAGCCCACTCCAGACCATCCTGATGACGGCCCAATATCTGGCGGCGCTCAACGCTGGGGAGCAGGTATCCGTAGCCGCATCCCGCCTGATCAGAAGCGGCGCTCGCATGCAGGCCCTTCTGAACGACATGCTGGATTTCAATCGAACCAGGCTGGGTTTGGGAATCAATATCGCGCCGACTGATGCCGACTTGAAGAAGCTGCTTGCCGACGAACTCGATCAGTTGCGGGCAGCCCATCCAGACCGTCAGGTTGACCTGGACGTGGAAGGTGACTGTCAGGGCGTCTGGGACGGCCGCCGTCTGCAGCAGTTGCTTGGCAACCTGGTGTTGAATGCGATCAAGTACGGAGCGCCGGACGCGCCAGTGCGAGTGGTGATGGCCGGCGAGGAGCGGGACGTGCGTTTCGAGGTCAGAAATCACGGGCCCGCTATCGAGCGAGCGATGCTGGATCGGATCTTTGACCCGCTCCAGCGTGGCCTGAATCAGAACGACTCATACAACGCAGACGGCAACCTGGGGCTCGGACTGTATATCGCGCGCGAGATTGCCAAGGCCCATGGGGGCGAGATCGAGGCGCGGTCCGACGAGACAGAAACGGTGTTCGCTGTGCGCCTGCCGCGCCGGCAGTAG